The window ATACAGCGACGATGACATCGCCAAGGCCGTTGGAGGCAATGTCATGCGGGTATTGAAAGAGGTCTGGTGCCGGTAAAGCCGAGCTTCGCGGTGGTGCCGGGCCTCAGCTTTCTCCCCCTTGATGTCGCGGTTTAAGCCCTCAGGCCGTGCGCGAGATCGGCGGGCGGCCTCTGTGCCGAACCACCGGCTTTCGCACCTGAGGTCTGCTGCTTTCGCCTGAGCTGCCGCAAGGTGTTCCCAAGTGGTAAACGCCAGCATTGAGCTAGTCCACTTGGCCCGCCCGTATTCCCGTGCCGAACTGACCCGGGGATGCGGTGGCTTGAGCCACCGTGACGGAGGCTCCTGCTGAAGGGCAGCACAGGTGAGCTTGGGTACAAGGGTCACCACAGCAGACGTACCGTGTTCCAAAGTGGAGGACTGAAGGGAAGGCTTCCCTCGAGTTTGGAACAAGAAAACGAGGGTTCACCAAAGCTCCTCCGATCAGAAATCGACTCCTCATACAAGTTGGGTACCTCCGCAGCACCAAGGGAAAAGATGAGATGGCCTCAGCCTATGCTTCAAGCCGAACCGCCCTCAGAGGGCCAGGTGCAGGCGCAACGCGGCATCCAGCTTCTGCATCAGCGCTGCCGGCAGGTGGCCGAGGGGTTCCCGTCCCAGCCGGCTGAAACTGACCATGCGAATCTGTTCGGCTTGGGCCTTGCTGTCTTCCTCCAGCCCCGTCTCTGCCGCAGGCAGCAGCACCTGAAAATCGAAGACCCGGCTGACATTGCTGGTGAGCGGCACGGCAATGATGGCCCCCCCACCGAGGCGGTTCACCGTCCGGTTCAGACTGTCCGCACTGACCATGGCTGCCGGGCGGCGTGTGTTGGCTTCACTGGAGCGGGCCGGATTCAGAGGCGTAAACAATGCAACGCGTCCCACGCGTGTGACGCCGGTCGTCTGGTCTGACCGCTTGCTTCCATAGCGCGGCTCTCGCCCCTGTCCAAGACGACCCACCTCTCCATGGATGAATGCTTTAAAAAACAATTTGCTTTACTTCCTCAAAAAAGGCGCTTAAGCTCTCTGGTATGTCTGATGTCTCTCCTCTCTTTGAGCCTTACACGTTCCGCAGCGGCGTACAGGTCAGCAACCGTTTGGTGCTGGCTCCTATGACCACCTGGTCCGCTGACCCGGATGACTCCGTCTCTCTGGCCGAATTGGATTATGTTGCCCGGCGCTCTACGGGCGTGGGACTGGGCCTGACCGCCGTGGCGTACGTCACCACTGGGGGCAAAGGCTTTCATGGTCAGTTCGGCGCCGAGCATGATGGCCGCCTGGAGAGCTTGCGTTCCTTGGCGCACGCCATCAAGGGTGGAGGGGCGAGAGCGGTGCTGCAGATCTTCCACGCTGGGCATCAGGCGCCACCTGAACTGGTCAACCATGACGTCACCTCGGCGAGTGACGTGCCCCCGCCCTCCCGGCCCGGGCGGCCGAACGATGTTCAGGTGCGGGCCTTGACCTCAAAAGAAGTCGAGTCCATCGTGCTGGACTTCGGCCAGGCAACCCGGCGGGCCATTGAGGCTGGCTTCGATGGAGTAGAAATTCACGGCGCCAACGGCTACCTGATTCAGCAATTCGTGTCCGGTCACAGCAACCGGCGCACCGACGACTGGGGCGGCAGCCTGGAGCGCCGCCTGCGCTTTCCCCTGGCGATCATCGATGAGGTCAAGCGCGTTGTGGCCCACCATGCCCAGGGGCCGTTTCTGGTCGGGTACCGCTTCTCCCCTGAGGAACCCCACGAGCAGGGCCTGACCATGCACGATACCTTTGGCCTGATCGATGCTCTGAGGGACAAAGAGCTGGACTACGTGCACGTGTCGCTGATGGAGTATGCCGGGAACCCTCGCCGGGGCGGGGATGAAGACCGCAGCCGCCTGGAACAGATTGCCGAGCGGCTGAGCGCGCGGACGCCGCTGATTGGCGTGGGCAATGTCTGGACCCCTGAGGACGCCGTGCGGGTGCTGGACCTCGGAGCGACGTTCGTGGCGCTGGGCCGGGCACTGCTGCTTGAGCCGGAATGGGTGCAGAAAGTGCAGTCCGGCCGCAGCAACGAGCTCCGGAGTACGCTCTCGATTCATGACCGCGAGGCGTTGACCTTGCCGCAACCACTGTGGCAGATGCTCACGGACTTCATGGTCAAAGACCGCCTGACGGACGCCGCAGATTGACGCCTGAGTCTGAACGCTCCTGAGGAGACTCATAGGAAAAAGCCCAGGGACCTTCGCACACAGGACCCACGGCGTTTGGTCTCGTCCTGGAGCACAGGAGGGGCACGGCAAGCGGCGTACCCTCGGCGCAGCCAGCGGTCGGAACGATCTCTAGCAAACCCGTCGTCATTTACTCAGACGCCGGTGAAGCAACGACCCTGTGACTCCCAGAGCGCGGTGACGGTCCGGTAAGCACCACAACAGGTGACCTCTGATGGATCACGGCGCAGCTGTCCCATCATGTCTGCAACGTCACCGCGTTCCCCGCCCTTGCGTTCATTCCTCACCGCGCCCCTGAAGAGCTTTCGACTTCGTTCGCAGCCACACGGCCAGAGCCAGTGCCAGCACGGCCAGGGCAAGCATGGCATTGGGGATCACGCGCTCACCGAAGGCCCCCACAGCCTGACCGATCAGTGCCGGAAACAGGGTGCCGCCCAGCAGTGCACCGGCGATCATCAGCGCCGTTGCACCTCGGGCTGCAGGCAACGTCCGCGCCAGCCAGGTAAAGGTGTTGGGGAAGTTGATTCGGATTTGTCTGTTGCAAGGGCAGCCGAAGATCGTGTCGTCTTATCTGACCAATTTTGACCGAACCTTTGCTTACAGCGGTGGTGAGAATGTGGGCGAGACGCTGCCAGACCCGTGTTAAGCGCATTTTCCGCAATACCGCATCAACATATGCGCGGATAGTTGTAGCTGTTCAGGGGCGCAGACATCGTCCCGACTAAACGGCCCTGCGCAGAAAGTACAGAAATTAGGGAGTGACTCAAGTCGCGTCGACGCCGTAGATCTCGTGCTGCGCTTCCAGTCGCCGGTTATGCCGGCTCTATTGCTGGGGAGTTTGTCTCTTCTCCGCTGAGATGCCTGATCGCACAGCCACTTGACCGTGCTGCTATCGCTCCAATGCTGTGTGGAATGATGCGGTTGCTCAACTCCACGGTGGCGGTGCGCTGTAGAGATGATCGACTGGCAATCTAAGCCCCGCTGGCACGCGCCTCTGTCACTCCAGAACCCACAGGTAGGAATGACATCCAGGACGTGAGATTCACTCAGGAGCTGGGTCCGTCAGTCCGGTGACGTCCCTGAAAACTATTCACTTGGGGTTTCGTGGCTGACCCTTTACCGCGCTGGTGCGGCAAATCCTGCACGTCCCGGTTGCTCTAAGGGAACCGAACCAGGTCACATGCCCAATGATGACCCTTGGGAATCCGGAGCATTAGGGACGCGCTAAGCAGCATCCTGCCAAGCCGATCTTTGAAGTTGGTCCCCCTAAGCTCTACCCTGAGCCTCGCTCGTGCTCTGCACCTGACCACAGGGGCTTTGCGCTGCCGCCCACCTTCTCCTGCTCACCGAGGTTCGCCCCATGACACTTCCTTCGGACCGTTATGTCCGCCTCACCACCGAAGTCGCTGCCCATAATCAGGCGTATTACGAACAGGACGCGCCCACCATCTCCGATGCGGAATACGACGCGCTCGTCCGAGAATTACGTGCGCTCGAAGCTCAGTTCCCGGAGTGGGCCACCTCTGATTCGCCTGCGCAGACGGTGGGCGGCCGACCCAGCACCCTTTTCGAGAAGATCCGTCACCCTACGCCGATGACCAGCCTCGACAACGCCTTCACCGATGAGGAACTCGCCCACTTCGATGACAAGGTGGCCCGTGCGCTGAACCTCCCTGTAGGCAGCCAGACGTTCACCTATACCTGCGAACTGAAAATCGACGGCTTGAGTATCAATCTGTATTACGTCGACGGTGTGCTGCAATGGGCCGCCACCCGGGGAGACGGAGAAGTCGGAGAGAAGGTCACGGCCAATATCGCCAGCATTCCGGGCATTCCTGTGCGTCTGGAAGGTCTGTCTGGGGAATTGGAAGTGAGGGGCGAGGTCTACATGAGCAAGGCCGCCTTCCTGGCGTACAACACACGCGCTGAAGAGGAAGGGCGCGCACTGCTCAAGAACCCGCGGAACGGTGCCGCGGGCGCACTGCGACAAAAAGACCCAGAGGAAACCCGGCGACGCGAGCTGAGCGTCATCCTGTACAGCCTGGGCAAACGCGACGGGGTACCCGCACGCACGCAATGGGAAGTCCTGGCCTGGTTGCAGGCTCAGGGGTTTGCGACCAGTTCCTATACCCGGCGGGTGGAAGGAAGTGCGGCGGCAGCGGCCTATCACGCGGAGATGACGGCGCAGCGGGCGGCCCTGCCCTTCGATGCGGACGGGAGTGTGGTCAAGCTCAATGACCTGCACCTGCAGGGAGAGGCAGGCTTCACGAGCCGGGCGCCGAAGTGGGCAGTGGCGTACAAGTTCCCGGCCGACATCGCGCAGACGGTGATCGAGGCCATCACGATTCAGACGGGCCGGACGGGAAAACTCACGCCAGTCGCAGAACTGCGGGCGGTCCAACTGGAAGGCACGACGGTGAGCCGGGCCACCCTGCACAATGAGGACTTCATTCGGGGGCTTGATCTTCGGGTGGGCGATACCGTGCGGGTGCACAAGTCGGGAGGCATCATCCCGGAAGTCTTGAGCGTCGTGCTCGAGCAGCGTCCAGACCACAGCGCGCCGTATGCGTTTCCGACGCACTGTCCGGTGTGTGGGCACTCGGCCGTGCGGCAGGAGGGGACGGCGGGCACGTTCTGTACGAATCCTCTGTGTGCAGCTAAGGCGACCCTCCGGGTGCGGTACTTCGCCTCGCGGGACGTAATGGATATCAAGGGGCTCGGGGAACGTCTGGTGGAGCAGCTCGTCGCGAGTGGGCTCGTGAAAGACCCCGCGGATCTGTATACCCTGACGGCGGAGCAACTGGAACACTTGGAGATGGGAGAAACCAGCACTGGTGGGACGCGCAAGGTGGGACGCAAGAATGCCGAGAAGCTGATTGCGGAGTTGGACGCCAGCCGGTCACGGGAGCTGTGGCGGGTGATTCGGGCGCTGGGCTTGCCCTTCGTTGGAGAGGGCACAGCGACCCGAATCGCGCGCGTGTACGGGACGTTGGCAGAGGTACAAGCCGCGTCGGTAGACGATCTGGCGAAGATTCCGGATGTGGGCCGGCCGACCGCGCAGAGCATCGTAGCGGGCTTAGCTGAGCCGGAGATGCAGGCCTTCATCGGCCGGTTGATGGTAGCTGGTCTCCAGCCGACTCCGAGTACGGGAGTACAGGTTGGCACGCAACTGGCGGGATTGACCTTCGTCATCACCGGGACGCTGAGTCGATCTCGGGACGAAATCAAGGCACATCTGGAGGCCTATGGGGCGCGGGTCAGTGGCGGAGTGACAAAGAAGACGAGTTACCTGGTGGCGGGAGAGGACGCGGGCGGAAAATTGGAGAAGGCGCAGGAGCTGAAGGTGGCCGTGCTGGGTGAGGGAGAATTGCAGGCACTGTTGTTGGAGCGAGGTGCTCCGCCCCTGACGTGAAGCGGGACCGGGCCCGCTTGTGCAGGCATGCAAATCATCAGGTCGGGGGGGTTGAGCAAGTGGACCGCAGTCAGCGGAGGGTCCATGATTGACCTCAATGCTGCCCTTTCCGTGTAGAGGAGCATCTCTGGGAAGCTCTGTGGCTCTCCCAGCCTGCGTCCCTCAGCGAGCGTGATGTTCAAAAAAGATGGCCTCCTTGCAGCATGGCCGTCAGGCACAACACTTTCCGGCAGTAGAACGTCAAGTTTGGGTCGTTGTGTAGCTTTAAACGGGTCGAATTGAGCTGACCGTTCGTGATCAACCTCAACTCTGCTAGCCCCGCTTTCCAATGGCTAGCATTCAACATGCCCAAACAACCGTACTACTGCTTCTCGTTAACCTGCTCAAAAAGAAGGCAACGCCCCAAATGTTCCGGGGCTGAATAGCCTTCGCGTGGCACGCCTCCAGCTTAAGTACAAGTGGGTGACCTACCAACAGATCAATTCGTTGACTCTTGGGACTGTCGTGGGGCGAGTCCTTCCGTCAGGGCGTCTCCCAGCGGGCGGATGATCCAGCCTTCCACTCGTGCCAGGTCCTGCATCTCCAGCGGGATAGGATCCACCAGGCCGCGGGCGGCAGCCAAGCCCGTGAGGGCGGAGATCAGGGCGTCGAGCAGGTGATCGCTGGCCACCAGAAGGTCCTGCTGCTCAGACGAGCATCGTAGCCAGGGAGCCTGAAGCTTCAGGGCGTCCAGGATGTGTTGCCGAGCTTCGGCGTCCGCCTTATAACTTTTTCCCCCGGCCTTACCACTGGCGTCCACCAGCCCCCACCGGCGTAGACTTGCCTGTGGATAGACCTCGATGACGCCCTGCGCCCCACTGCGGTCCGTGACGCCCAGTGCCTGCAACAACCCCGCGCAGCGCATCGTGGGCAGGGCAATCTTGTCGGTGGACGCAGACCATCTTGGATCAGGTGTCGCTCAGTCTGCCGGTACATCAGCTGGTCCCGGAGGGCATTCGGCCACCCGGGAGGATGCGGCCAGGCGAAGGTCGCCGCCCCTCTCACTGCGTCCACGAAGGCGAGCGGCCAGCCGAATGGCGCGTCAATCGCCACCACCTGCGCCTGCCGGGCAAGCGGAAGCAGTGAAGCGTCGCTCATGTTGGCCGTCAACAGCTGAAGCTCGCTGCCCCCCTCGGTCCACTCTAGGAGTGCCGCGGCGGTATTCAGGGGTTGTGAGGCCAGGTCCACACCCAGGCTGAGGAGGGCAGTCATCCACGCAGTTTAGGGTTCCCGGTCCAGGACAGTCGGGCGTCCTGGACACGCCAACAGCTCAGGAGTCGGATTCTCGCCGCACGCCTGACGCCATCGGCGACGTCGAGCAGCAAAAGGTCTGCCCGGAATCCATGTGGATCACCTGGCTGGCCGTCAGAACTGATCTGAACCATCATCCTCTGCCCACCGAACGAGAGCGGTTTGCAAGACCCGCTCCGTGGTCACTGGATCAAACCCCTCCAAGACCAACGAGGCCTGTACCTCAGCCTGAAGTTGGGCAACTCGTGCCGGGCCCACAGTGGTCAATATTCCACGCATGGACACCTTGAGAGGGTGAGCAGGAGGCAGGGGCGGGGTAAGGCGTTTGGCCATAGAACAACCTCGAAGCAGAAGGCAGGGGACCGGAACAGAGATAGAGGCGAAGTGATGCGGCCCAGAACACCGGAGATAGGTGACGCACTGTGGTTGTAGCAGCAGTACTGTTAGACAGCACCCTTCTATCTATCGATTTCTGCTCTGTCTCTCCTGAGCATAGGGAAGGCCACATCGCATTCCGACGAGCTCATCCGCTCCCGTGCACAGGCTGGCGCTCTCTATCACGCATCCGGGTGTACAAGTCGAGGAGTGCTCGTGCAGCCGGCATCAATTCAGCGCGCTCAGCCAGCTTCAGCTCGTTCGGCTTCAGTTTGTCTGCAACACGCAACCCTTCCGCGAGAATCAGGTAATCCAGCTTTTCCCGCGTGAGGGGGCGCAGGCAGAAACTCCCCGTCTCGAACTGAGGCTGTCCTGTGGCCAGGTCATAGATATACCCGCCTCCCGTGGTCACTGAAGTCGGTGTGACCTCAATCAGGGCCTCAATGCGCCAGGGCCGGCCCCGACGCTCCACGCAGACCAGGCCACCCACGAAAGCCCCCGCGACTTCTTCGAGGTTCGCCGCCACCGCAAGGAGATCGTATTCTCGGGAAAGGGCTACTTTACTGGGCATGAACACGTCCTCTGATGCGGATTCTGCAAAAGGCTGAGTTGTGGCCTGAGGCGCTGGAGAATTGAGCTCGCCACCATCATCCAAGGTTACGTTATGCACGACTGGATGAACGGCAACGTTCAGAACAAGCTTTTATCCGCTGTGCACCTCAAGGATAGCCAGCCCTTTGGCTATCTCTGCGTTCACGATCTTACCGGCAGCATCCACCAGTTGAAAATTGTACACGCAGGGAGAGAGCTCTGGAAGAGCAAATTTACAGCACCACCGTGCGGGCCTGAATGATCGCCAAGACCAAAGCACAGCCAAAAGGCGGGCGTCCAGCACAAACGCAGACCGTAGAACGGTCTGTAGGCTATCGTGAGGCGGTCGGCTCTGGGTGCTTTCATCGCAGAAACACCCTATAGAAGCTACCTCTTCCGTCCATTTCGCCTGTTTTGAGGAGTAGCTGGCCTCTGCCCTTACAGAAATAAATTGGTATTCGAGATTAAAGATACGGGCCCTTGCTCTCAACGAACTGAGAGCCCGTTACTTAGTGACTGTTGCACGGCCCCTTAGAGCGTGCAGGACGTGATCTATGCTCTACGCCTGCTAGGAGAGACCCACCTATCTAAACGCAGTGAGCTGGTCAGGATGCTGGCCGGCGCCCTCGCCCATGCTCTGATGACCTACATTCCCAGCCCTGGTATTGCCGCCTAATATGGAACGCTTGGACGGCAGAAGTAGAAGGCTGTGCAGGAACACAAACACTGGCAGCATAGCTGGCCCGACTGGACACAGACCGCCGCAAGTGGGAAGACCTACGTAACCCCGCTGCTAGCCACCCGAATGCGGTAATAGCAGCCGTGCTGCCAGTACCTTTCACGACTAATGCAAAAGACCACAAAGGGCCAAAAGTAGTCTTTCCATTAATTAAATCGCTTGTGAGTTTTGTAAGAGCTTCGTATGGTTCCTAAAGTAATCTATGGGCACTTCGAACAGAGAACCCTCTGCCGAAGAGATGCAAAGATTCACACGCCATATTCGGGCACCTGGTGTGTGAGGAGCGAGTGGTGCGACCGACTTTTCGTCCAGCGCGACCCTTACATGGGGTTATAGCCGCAGATTTATAGAAGGCACCTGCCTCCATAGGAGTTCTCCCATGCGTAACTTTAAAAGCATTGCCCTGATCGCCGCCCTCGCCTTGAGCAGCGCTGCCTACGCCATAGGCAGCAATTCTGTCAGCGAGAACGAAGCGACCATGACGGTCTCCGCCAACGGTCAGAGTTTGGATTCCGTGAAATTTAGCGTAGGCAGCGGCTCGTTCACCATCCCTACAGCTAACATCCGCTCTGGCGCATCATTTACTATCACCATCCCCGTCAGGAACGACACCAACCGCGCAATCACTGTGACCTCGGCCCACGCGCTGGGTGGCTCACTCGCCAGCGAGTATGTTGCAGTCACAAGTGATAACGCTTCTGGTGTAGCTGTTGCGGCTGGTGCGACTGGATCCGTCCTCTACACGATTACCTTCGACACCCTTGCTAGTGAAGCTGATCGTCTAGCCTTCTCCAATAAAACGATGTCGGTCGCTTTTGACTTGACTGGCACGTCCGCCGACCCCGTCGGGCCAGTAGACCAGAGCTTCTAAACTCTCTCTCTTTTAGGCGAGAAGATTGATCAATCTTCTCGCCTCTGGTCGTTTATATGAAGAGAATCCTCAGTACAATATTTCTTCTTGCCTCATACGCTTCCGCGCAGGTTCCTAACTTCAATATCCAGATTACGCCAGCTCCTCCTCCTCCTCAAGTAGCTGTAGCGCAGAAAATACTTGTTCAACCACAACGAATTGAGAGTCGCCTCAATTCTGGATACACTACTGGTGGGCTGACGTTCACACTTTTCAGCGAGATTGCAACAGAGGTCAGGATTACCTCAAGTGACCCGAGACTCGTTTTCCGATATACGAATAACAAAGTAATATTACCAGCTTACGTTCTACAAAATATTAATGCGGTAGTTCTCGAAGCCCACAGTGGCCATATAACTGTCACTAACAGTGAAGAAAGAGTGCTCGCTGTAGTTCCCTATACCGTTGAACCTGCTAAGAAATTTTCCCAGGGTGCTTACATTAATTATAGTCCATTGGCTAATACTGCTGGACTTACCTATTCAATAGGCTCTGCTGGCACATCGCCACTGCAGCCGAATTGGTCATTGAATGTGGGTATTGGCGTTGGCCTCACCTCACCTTCAATTGATAGCGCTAATATCGGAGTGAGTGTCCGCTGGTAGAAATTCCGGCTCACGGCACGACCTCAGCACCTGACACTTAGAGGAATTGACGTCCCAGTAGGTAGGAGCTGAAGGCAGCTCTAAAAGGCGTCTCTACCCCACCGTACGGCCTCACTCAGGGCCATCCACCCGGTGCGCACCTGACTTCGGATGGCTCGCCCCCGATTGTCAGACCTCGTCAAGGTCTGACGCTGATCTTGCGCCCCGACCCGGGCGATCCAGGCCAAGGCGATGCACAGCAACCCGAGCAGCCTCGAAATCTGGTCGGCGGCGGTCATATGCGTGACTTCCAGGTTCAGTCCCCTCGATTTGAGGGCCGAGAACGCACACTCGATGCCCCACCTGAGCCGGTACGTTTGAAGAACGTCCCTGACAGGCAAATCCGAAGCGACGA of the Deinococcus sp. QL22 genome contains:
- a CDS encoding type II toxin-antitoxin system PemK/MazF family toxin, which codes for MGRVALFTPLNPARSSEANTRRPAAMVSADSLNRTVNRLGGGAIIAVPLTSNVSRVFDFQVLLPAAETGLEEDSKAQAEQIRMVSFSRLGREPLGHLPAALMQKLDAALRLHLAL
- a CDS encoding NADH-dependent flavin oxidoreductase; this translates as MSDVSPLFEPYTFRSGVQVSNRLVLAPMTTWSADPDDSVSLAELDYVARRSTGVGLGLTAVAYVTTGGKGFHGQFGAEHDGRLESLRSLAHAIKGGGARAVLQIFHAGHQAPPELVNHDVTSASDVPPPSRPGRPNDVQVRALTSKEVESIVLDFGQATRRAIEAGFDGVEIHGANGYLIQQFVSGHSNRRTDDWGGSLERRLRFPLAIIDEVKRVVAHHAQGPFLVGYRFSPEEPHEQGLTMHDTFGLIDALRDKELDYVHVSLMEYAGNPRRGGDEDRSRLEQIAERLSARTPLIGVGNVWTPEDAVRVLDLGATFVALGRALLLEPEWVQKVQSGRSNELRSTLSIHDREALTLPQPLWQMLTDFMVKDRLTDAAD
- the ligA gene encoding NAD-dependent DNA ligase LigA, whose amino-acid sequence is MTLPSDRYVRLTTEVAAHNQAYYEQDAPTISDAEYDALVRELRALEAQFPEWATSDSPAQTVGGRPSTLFEKIRHPTPMTSLDNAFTDEELAHFDDKVARALNLPVGSQTFTYTCELKIDGLSINLYYVDGVLQWAATRGDGEVGEKVTANIASIPGIPVRLEGLSGELEVRGEVYMSKAAFLAYNTRAEEEGRALLKNPRNGAAGALRQKDPEETRRRELSVILYSLGKRDGVPARTQWEVLAWLQAQGFATSSYTRRVEGSAAAAAYHAEMTAQRAALPFDADGSVVKLNDLHLQGEAGFTSRAPKWAVAYKFPADIAQTVIEAITIQTGRTGKLTPVAELRAVQLEGTTVSRATLHNEDFIRGLDLRVGDTVRVHKSGGIIPEVLSVVLEQRPDHSAPYAFPTHCPVCGHSAVRQEGTAGTFCTNPLCAAKATLRVRYFASRDVMDIKGLGERLVEQLVASGLVKDPADLYTLTAEQLEHLEMGETSTGGTRKVGRKNAEKLIAELDASRSRELWRVIRALGLPFVGEGTATRIARVYGTLAEVQAASVDDLAKIPDVGRPTAQSIVAGLAEPEMQAFIGRLMVAGLQPTPSTGVQVGTQLAGLTFVITGTLSRSRDEIKAHLEAYGARVSGGVTKKTSYLVAGEDAGGKLEKAQELKVAVLGEGELQALLLERGAPPLT
- a CDS encoding DUF429 domain-containing protein encodes the protein MRCAGLLQALGVTDRSGAQGVIEVYPQASLRRWGLVDASGKAGGKSYKADAEARQHILDALKLQAPWLRCSSEQQDLLVASDHLLDALISALTGLAAARGLVDPIPLEMQDLARVEGWIIRPLGDALTEGLAPRQSQESTN